The following are from one region of the Planctomycetota bacterium genome:
- a CDS encoding efflux RND transporter permease subunit encodes MNRLIELAVKQPITVSVGVILAVMAGVIAMTSVPIQMSPAVDSVVISVTTDWENASAAEIESDVVEQQERFLGEVSNLVSMTSVSQSGSGQVRLEFATGTDINEALAEVDQKLSEVPGYPEGVDEPALEGIDPESVDYMAWIGLSATDPDFDTTTMYDFMERRLKQRFERIPGVLEVGIRGGRESEVQVRLNPVALAQRGITYRELMTAIERTNENFSGGRLADGKNDLRVRSVGRFEDVEEVASTVIRRDEAGPVYVRDVAEVALSYKEPTDWVKARGVLMPFFNFQMAPGGNMLETMAGIQEEVRLLNQPGGLLEQEAKRQGIDGTLELVQTWDSSTYVKDAIALVQGNILVGGTLAVITLLLFLRSLRTIGIIAVAIPISVIASMVVMVAMGRSINIISLAGMAFAVGMVVDNAIVVIENIFRHLEMGKTPRKAATDGAKEVAGAVLASTATTLVVFFPILLIQEQAGQLFRDIAIAIMAAVALSLIVSLTVIPSAAARLLKPKVRPDEDEAVTTSPPRTGLGRAFAAVKTKFQNASRAAGRFPELVGAMIHGLIGTWPRRLAIIAAFGSVTSVGTYLLLPPMDYLPRGNRNLAFNVMVPPPGYTLDQLREMGERIQETVQPAWEATEDKFVAESLIRGERSEGTGRTFMIPAGDPDDPDLQVEAPMLDHHFMVAFDGRLFQAGIPRDPSKVVDTVPLLNHASRQEVTSGDVFGFTFQFPLFRTGGTTGSAIKIDLAGEDLDQVSDAGAALFVRLFDEYGPGTVTPEPVNFMLPTPELRIKPNDERIRDLGLTRSDVGLAVAINGDGYVMPRQFQMSGELKDIKLITQDALTADAPIDAMLNAPIAAPTGHVLDLRSLASVDHVREADQIKHANRTRAVTLQFTPPPTVPLSDAIARVDELVDELRGTGEIAPGIEVSQAGSAGALNDIRAALLGDGTLLGTMGSSLFLAFAIVYLVMVVLFQSWTYPLVIMVSVPLATFGGFLGLAIVHEWSVADRYMPVQNLDVLTILGFVILAGVVVNNAILLVHQSLNYLRGKADEADCCDPLPAREAIARATASRVRPIMMSTLTSVGGMLPLVLLPGSGSELYRGLGAVVVGGLLISTVFTLVLVPVILSAVFELRSLVSRHQGSAAMAATA; translated from the coding sequence ATGAACCGCCTTATCGAACTCGCCGTGAAGCAGCCGATCACCGTGTCCGTGGGCGTGATCCTCGCGGTCATGGCCGGGGTGATCGCGATGACCTCCGTGCCGATCCAGATGTCGCCGGCGGTGGACTCGGTGGTGATCTCCGTGACCACGGATTGGGAGAACGCGTCGGCGGCGGAGATCGAGTCCGACGTGGTGGAACAGCAGGAGCGTTTCCTTGGCGAAGTGTCGAACCTCGTGTCGATGACCAGCGTGAGCCAGTCGGGCAGCGGGCAAGTGCGGCTGGAGTTTGCGACCGGAACCGATATCAACGAGGCGCTGGCCGAGGTGGACCAGAAGCTCTCCGAGGTGCCCGGCTACCCCGAGGGCGTGGACGAACCGGCGCTCGAAGGCATCGATCCCGAGTCGGTGGACTACATGGCCTGGATCGGGCTCTCGGCCACCGACCCGGATTTCGACACGACCACGATGTACGACTTTATGGAGCGGCGTCTCAAGCAGCGCTTCGAGCGCATCCCCGGTGTGCTTGAGGTGGGCATCCGCGGCGGCCGGGAGTCGGAGGTGCAGGTGCGGCTGAACCCGGTGGCGCTGGCGCAGCGCGGCATCACGTATCGGGAGTTGATGACCGCCATCGAGCGGACCAACGAAAACTTTTCCGGCGGTCGGCTCGCGGACGGCAAGAACGACCTGCGGGTCCGATCGGTGGGCCGGTTCGAGGACGTGGAAGAAGTAGCGAGCACGGTGATCCGCCGCGACGAGGCCGGGCCGGTGTACGTCCGTGACGTGGCCGAGGTGGCGCTTTCCTACAAGGAGCCGACCGACTGGGTGAAGGCCCGCGGCGTGCTGATGCCGTTCTTCAACTTCCAGATGGCCCCGGGCGGAAACATGCTCGAGACCATGGCCGGCATTCAGGAAGAGGTGCGGCTGCTCAACCAACCCGGCGGCCTGCTCGAACAGGAAGCGAAGCGCCAGGGCATCGACGGCACGCTCGAACTGGTGCAGACCTGGGATAGCTCGACCTACGTGAAGGACGCGATCGCGTTGGTGCAGGGCAACATCCTGGTGGGCGGGACGTTGGCGGTGATCACGCTGCTGCTGTTCCTGCGGTCGCTGCGGACGATCGGCATCATCGCGGTGGCGATCCCGATCTCGGTGATCGCGTCGATGGTGGTGATGGTGGCGATGGGCCGGTCGATCAACATCATCTCGCTGGCGGGCATGGCGTTCGCCGTGGGGATGGTGGTGGACAACGCGATCGTGGTGATCGAAAACATCTTCCGTCACCTGGAGATGGGCAAGACGCCGCGCAAAGCCGCGACCGACGGCGCGAAGGAAGTGGCCGGCGCGGTGTTGGCCTCGACGGCGACGACGCTGGTGGTGTTCTTCCCAATCCTGCTGATCCAGGAGCAGGCGGGGCAGCTCTTCCGAGACATCGCGATCGCGATCATGGCGGCGGTGGCCCTTTCGCTGATCGTGTCGCTGACGGTGATCCCGTCGGCGGCGGCGCGGCTGCTCAAGCCGAAGGTCCGGCCGGATGAAGACGAAGCCGTGACAACCTCGCCGCCGCGGACGGGCCTCGGCCGAGCGTTCGCGGCCGTGAAAACCAAGTTCCAAAACGCTTCTCGCGCCGCGGGTCGGTTCCCGGAATTAGTGGGAGCGATGATCCACGGGCTGATCGGCACGTGGCCGCGGCGCTTGGCGATCATCGCGGCGTTCGGCTCGGTGACGAGCGTGGGCACGTATCTCTTGCTGCCGCCGATGGACTACCTGCCACGCGGCAACCGCAACTTGGCGTTCAACGTGATGGTGCCCCCGCCGGGGTACACGCTGGATCAACTCCGCGAAATGGGCGAGCGCATCCAAGAAACCGTGCAGCCCGCGTGGGAGGCGACCGAAGACAAGTTCGTGGCCGAGTCCCTGATCCGCGGCGAGCGATCGGAGGGTACGGGGCGGACGTTCATGATCCCGGCCGGTGATCCGGACGACCCTGATTTGCAGGTGGAAGCGCCGATGCTCGATCATCACTTCATGGTGGCCTTCGACGGCCGGCTGTTCCAAGCGGGCATCCCGCGCGACCCGAGCAAGGTGGTGGACACGGTGCCGCTGCTCAACCACGCCTCGCGGCAGGAGGTGACGAGCGGCGACGTGTTCGGGTTCACGTTCCAGTTCCCGCTGTTCCGCACCGGCGGCACGACGGGCTCAGCGATCAAGATCGATCTGGCCGGCGAAGACCTCGACCAAGTGTCCGACGCGGGGGCGGCGCTGTTCGTGCGGCTCTTCGATGAATACGGCCCAGGAACGGTCACGCCCGAGCCGGTGAACTTCATGCTGCCTACGCCCGAGCTGCGCATCAAGCCAAACGACGAACGCATCCGCGACCTGGGCCTGACCCGCAGCGACGTGGGGCTGGCCGTGGCGATCAACGGCGACGGCTATGTGATGCCCCGGCAGTTCCAGATGAGCGGCGAGCTCAAGGACATCAAGCTCATCACTCAGGACGCGCTGACCGCCGACGCCCCGATCGACGCGATGCTCAACGCCCCGATCGCGGCACCCACGGGCCACGTGCTGGACCTGCGTTCGCTGGCGTCGGTGGATCACGTGCGCGAGGCCGACCAGATCAAGCACGCGAACCGCACCCGGGCCGTGACCCTGCAGTTCACACCGCCCCCGACCGTGCCGCTGTCCGACGCGATCGCGCGGGTGGACGAACTGGTGGACGAGCTACGCGGCACCGGCGAGATCGCGCCGGGCATCGAGGTGTCGCAGGCGGGCTCGGCCGGGGCGCTCAACGACATCCGCGCCGCGCTGCTGGGCGACGGCACGTTGCTGGGCACGATGGGCAGCTCGCTGTTCCTCGCGTTTGCGATCGTGTACCTGGTGATGGTGGTGCTGTTCCAGAGCTGGACGTACCCGTTGGTGATCATGGTGAGCGTGCCGCTCGCCACGTTCGGCGGGTTCTTGGGCTTGGCCATCGTGCACGAATGGTCGGTCGCCGACCGGTACATGCCCGTGCAGAACCTCGACGTGCTGACGATCCTGGGCTTCGTGATCCTGGCCGGCGTGGTGGTGAACAACGCGATCCTGCTGGTGCACCAGTCGCTGAACTACCTGCGGGGCAAGGCCGACGAGGCCGACTGCTGCGACCCGCTGCCGGCGCGCGAAGCGATCGCCCGCGCGACCGCCAGCCGCGTCCGGCCGATCATGATGAGCACGCTGACCTCGGTGGGCGGGATGTTGCCGCTCGTGCTGCTGCCCGGCTCGGGCTCGGAGCTGTACCGCGGTCTGGGCGCCGTGGTGGTGGGCGGGCTGCTGATTTCGACGGTGTTCACGCTGGTGTTGGTGCCGGTGATCCTCAGCGCGGTGTTTGAGCTTCGATCGCTGGTCAGTCGGCACCAAGGAAGCGCGGCGATGGCTGCGACGGCCTAA
- a CDS encoding efflux RND transporter periplasmic adaptor subunit translates to MNSFLSAITSPAALANNENRETIERQLARARHAQLLAAIDGRLHDSAEHAERASTLRRALDRLGASGNGTRIGRMVQAAIIGGGLLLGASFGAAEAQTAGTPVRIAAAIQETVAEHQRVTGSLQAISRSSVAAEEAGAIAEVMVDEGHAVTAGQRIAAIDDARHRAHLAETQAELLARQAITMERQAELAQAQSDLEQLEALAERDATTQRELRDGQTAVRVAEARLESARLQADAAERLSELAQIQLDDLSILAPFDGRVVARHVEPGEWVDPGDAIVTLVSSGNIEARLEVPERFAAALSEAGDDARIRLETPTGSVTTAAIRAVPEVDARARTFPVLVAFANDGERLSPGMSVTAWVPSGAARPHITVPRDAVIRSARGAHVFVVETGDGEEQAVRNDVRILFETEGRVALAAGDLSAGDRVVIEGNERLRTETTVTILNPDVADDDARLALGE, encoded by the coding sequence ATGAACTCTTTTCTTTCCGCCATTACGAGTCCTGCCGCCCTAGCCAACAATGAAAATCGGGAGACGATCGAGCGTCAATTGGCCCGGGCGCGGCACGCTCAGCTCCTCGCCGCGATAGACGGTCGACTGCACGACTCGGCCGAGCACGCCGAACGGGCTTCAACGCTACGGCGAGCGCTGGATCGGCTTGGCGCGTCAGGCAACGGCACTCGCATCGGACGGATGGTCCAAGCCGCGATCATCGGCGGGGGCCTGCTGCTCGGTGCCAGTTTCGGTGCGGCCGAAGCGCAAACCGCGGGGACTCCCGTGAGGATCGCCGCGGCGATCCAAGAAACGGTGGCCGAACACCAACGCGTGACCGGCAGCCTCCAGGCGATTTCGCGCTCTTCGGTGGCGGCTGAAGAAGCGGGCGCGATCGCCGAAGTCATGGTGGACGAAGGCCACGCCGTGACGGCCGGCCAGCGTATCGCCGCGATCGACGACGCCCGACACCGCGCTCACCTGGCCGAGACACAGGCCGAACTGCTCGCTCGCCAAGCAATCACCATGGAACGGCAGGCCGAACTCGCGCAAGCCCAAAGCGACCTCGAGCAGCTGGAAGCCCTGGCCGAACGTGACGCAACCACGCAACGCGAACTACGCGACGGCCAGACCGCGGTCCGAGTGGCCGAAGCGCGGCTCGAGTCTGCCCGGCTCCAAGCCGACGCGGCGGAGCGTCTTAGCGAACTGGCGCAGATCCAACTCGACGACTTAAGCATCCTCGCGCCGTTCGATGGCCGCGTGGTGGCCCGCCACGTGGAGCCCGGCGAATGGGTGGACCCCGGCGACGCGATCGTGACGCTGGTGTCGTCCGGAAACATCGAAGCCCGGCTCGAGGTGCCCGAACGCTTCGCCGCGGCGCTGAGCGAAGCCGGCGACGACGCCCGCATCCGCCTCGAGACGCCCACCGGCTCGGTCACCACGGCCGCGATCCGGGCCGTGCCCGAGGTGGACGCGCGGGCTCGCACGTTCCCCGTGTTGGTGGCGTTCGCCAACGACGGCGAGCGCCTGAGCCCCGGCATGTCGGTGACGGCGTGGGTGCCGTCGGGTGCCGCGCGACCGCACATCACCGTGCCCCGCGACGCCGTGATTCGTTCCGCCCGCGGCGCCCACGTGTTCGTGGTGGAGACCGGCGATGGGGAAGAGCAGGCCGTGCGAAACGACGTGCGGATCCTCTTCGAGACCGAGGGCCGGGTGGCGCTCGCCGCGGGTGATCTGAGCGCAGGCGACCGGGTGGTGATTGAGGGCAACGAGCGCCTGCGGACCGAGACGACCGTGACCATCCTCAACCCCGACGTGGCCGACGACGACGCCCGGCTGGCGCTGGGCGAGTGA
- a CDS encoding sigma 54-interacting transcriptional regulator encodes MSFFDASQRNLVGAVAELAFCNPFEPRRIDAERRALGRDGPAGSAVWSLDAGSPEGRPELRELADRLAPALSRARAKLAEGAKPSPADLAAYEDATLYLLYDRYRDRLEQLYRTAAAGRGQGRGTTVKWWPAFEAEFDHLLRPAGAPLVTDYEPAHVLACFFQIRRAFDAIFTAIVGRSPCLASLRARCWESVFTADLRAYYRGLYRKMDGFPTLIVGPTGTGKELVAGAIGRSRYIAFDADTRRFTEKIDGGFFALNPAALPTPLIESELFGHVRGAFTGAVCDHTGYLEACPPRGAVFLDEIGELDPAVQVKLLRVLQTRTFSRVGETRSRTFAGKLIAATHRDLPGMMADGGFRTDFYYRLCADVVRTPSLREVLDGRPDDLQDLVRFLATQAAGDSPDAEALTQRALDCVHRSYGRAYAWPGNVRELEQCVRAHLIRRDYVPFCQEKSPKRVAKDWDGLFERADATAESVLSRYAQRVYEKSGTYAEAARVMDLDRRTVKRLLDAARGASEMIVTAG; translated from the coding sequence ATGAGTTTTTTCGACGCGTCGCAGCGCAATCTGGTCGGAGCCGTCGCCGAACTGGCGTTCTGCAACCCGTTCGAGCCGCGGCGGATCGACGCAGAGCGGCGCGCTTTGGGGCGGGACGGCCCGGCGGGCTCGGCGGTGTGGTCGCTTGACGCGGGCAGCCCGGAGGGTCGGCCGGAGCTACGCGAATTGGCGGATCGGTTGGCACCCGCGCTATCGCGAGCGCGGGCCAAGCTCGCGGAGGGGGCCAAGCCCTCTCCCGCGGATTTGGCTGCCTATGAGGACGCAACGCTGTACCTGCTTTACGACCGTTATCGCGACCGGCTCGAGCAGCTCTATCGCACCGCGGCGGCGGGGCGGGGGCAGGGGCGCGGCACGACGGTCAAGTGGTGGCCGGCGTTCGAGGCCGAGTTCGATCACCTGCTGCGGCCGGCGGGGGCGCCGCTGGTCACCGACTACGAGCCGGCCCATGTGCTCGCCTGCTTCTTCCAGATCCGTCGCGCGTTCGACGCGATCTTTACGGCGATCGTCGGGCGCTCGCCGTGCCTCGCGTCGCTGCGGGCGCGGTGTTGGGAGTCGGTCTTCACCGCCGACCTGCGGGCTTACTACCGCGGGTTGTACCGCAAGATGGACGGCTTCCCCACGCTCATCGTCGGCCCCACCGGCACGGGCAAGGAACTCGTCGCCGGCGCGATCGGCCGGTCGCGATACATCGCCTTCGACGCGGATACCCGCCGCTTCACGGAAAAGATCGATGGCGGCTTCTTCGCGCTCAACCCCGCCGCGCTGCCCACGCCGCTGATCGAGTCGGAGCTGTTCGGGCACGTCCGCGGCGCGTTCACCGGCGCCGTCTGCGACCACACCGGCTACCTCGAAGCCTGCCCGCCGCGCGGCGCGGTGTTCCTCGACGAGATCGGGGAGCTCGACCCGGCCGTCCAGGTCAAGCTGCTGCGGGTGCTGCAGACCCGCACATTCAGCCGTGTCGGCGAAACCCGCAGCCGGACGTTCGCCGGCAAGCTGATCGCCGCGACGCACCGCGACCTGCCGGGCATGATGGCCGACGGCGGCTTCCGCACAGACTTCTATTACCGGTTGTGTGCCGATGTGGTGAGGACCCCGAGCCTGCGCGAAGTGCTGGATGGTCGGCCGGACGATCTGCAGGACCTGGTGCGTTTCCTCGCGACGCAGGCCGCTGGCGACTCGCCCGATGCCGAGGCGTTGACGCAGCGGGCGTTGGACTGCGTACACCGCAGCTACGGCCGCGCGTATGCTTGGCCGGGCAACGTGAGAGAGCTGGAGCAATGCGTCCGTGCCCACCTGATCCGGCGAGACTACGTGCCGTTCTGTCAAGAAAAGAGCCCGAAGCGCGTGGCCAAAGACTGGGACGGGCTGTTCGAACGGGCGGACGCGACGGCGGAGTCGGTGTTGAGCCGGTATGCGCAGCGGGTCTACGAGAAGTCGGGTACCTACGCGGAAGCGGCACGCGTCATGGACCTAGACCGGCGAACGGTCAAGCGGTTGTTGGACGCCGCGCGCGGTGCGTCGGAAATGATCGTGACCGCAGGCTGA
- a CDS encoding SDR family oxidoreductase, whose amino-acid sequence MPSETFPHVAKTALITGSSRGLGKAAATRLAADGFRVAIHYARNQQAAEAVAQEISGSTVVGGDLSSLAGIDAMFEQLDAAWGHDGQPYLGVLVNNAGVNAEVTFADTTEEQFDRLYNLNVKGAFFTAQRAAQRMLDGGRIINLSTGLTRFSMPQYTAYASTKGAIDVFTQHLAKDLGRRGITVNSIAPGATETDMNEWLNDPQVQAHISGLTALGRPGRPDDIADAIAFLASDDSRWVTGQRIEASGGMNL is encoded by the coding sequence ATGCCTAGCGAAACATTTCCCCACGTTGCAAAAACCGCGTTGATCACCGGGTCTTCCCGAGGCCTGGGCAAGGCCGCCGCGACGCGATTGGCCGCCGACGGGTTTCGCGTGGCCATCCACTACGCCCGGAACCAGCAAGCCGCCGAAGCCGTGGCACAGGAGATCAGCGGGTCGACCGTGGTCGGAGGCGACCTGAGTTCGTTGGCCGGGATCGACGCGATGTTCGAGCAACTAGACGCGGCGTGGGGGCACGACGGCCAGCCGTATCTAGGCGTGCTGGTGAACAACGCCGGGGTGAACGCCGAGGTGACGTTCGCCGACACCACGGAAGAGCAGTTCGATCGGCTTTACAACCTCAACGTCAAAGGCGCGTTCTTCACCGCCCAACGAGCGGCCCAACGGATGCTCGATGGTGGAAGGATCATCAACCTGTCGACCGGCCTGACCCGCTTCTCGATGCCGCAGTACACGGCCTACGCGTCCACCAAGGGGGCGATCGACGTGTTCACCCAACACCTGGCGAAAGACCTCGGGCGACGCGGCATCACGGTCAATAGCATCGCGCCCGGTGCGACCGAAACCGACATGAACGAATGGCTGAACGACCCCCAGGTGCAGGCACACATCTCGGGGCTGACCGCTCTGGGCCGGCCGGGGCGTCCCGACGACATCGCCGATGCCATTGCGTTTTTGGCCTCGGACGATTCGCGCTGGGTGACCGGGCAGCGCATCGAAGCCAGCGGCGGCATGAACTTGTGA
- a CDS encoding TetR family transcriptional regulator C-terminal domain-containing protein — protein sequence MNTTVPSEKTDVRERMIEVGTDVIGQKGYHGCGLNEILKTAGVPKGSFYHYFKSKEDFGVAIVEDFTARYGLKLTQKLTDRRKPAIDRLRSHFQDAEGWYDKNGFDQTCLVAKLGMDVASMSPDMQEALKSGMGHWKSIFARCLREAQEHGEIAESWDPDLLASFLLDAWEGVAVQTQIMRSTQAIRDFIEMVFDHMLAIR from the coding sequence ATGAACACCACGGTTCCGAGTGAAAAAACGGATGTCCGTGAACGCATGATCGAGGTAGGCACCGACGTCATCGGCCAGAAGGGCTACCACGGCTGCGGGCTCAACGAAATCCTCAAGACCGCGGGCGTGCCGAAAGGTTCGTTCTACCACTACTTTAAGTCCAAGGAGGACTTTGGCGTGGCGATCGTGGAGGACTTTACCGCCCGCTACGGCCTCAAACTCACGCAGAAGCTCACCGACCGTCGCAAGCCGGCGATCGATCGACTGAGGTCGCATTTCCAGGATGCAGAAGGCTGGTACGACAAAAACGGCTTTGACCAGACTTGTCTGGTGGCCAAACTCGGCATGGACGTGGCTTCGATGAGCCCCGACATGCAAGAAGCCCTGAAATCCGGCATGGGGCACTGGAAATCAATCTTCGCCCGGTGTTTACGTGAAGCGCAAGAACATGGCGAAATCGCGGAATCCTGGGACCCGGACCTGCTTGCTTCGTTTCTGCTGGACGCCTGGGAGGGCGTGGCCGTGCAAACCCAGATTATGCGTAGCACACAGGCGATCCGCGACTTCATCGAGATGGTGTTTGACCACATGCTCGCAATCCGTTGA
- a CDS encoding VOC family protein encodes MPTHLFSTSTTLALATAFGTLAGALSAHAQAPKPQMTSSPTVDPLASMKIDHVMVHAADFETSDRWYRETLGFEPVVEWTVDGLDGTRLSYLERNGFLIELVSAPTGDQTAALPTPADFAEHFAQRGFTHLCFLVDDVDATLTELAQRGTPTFSGPIDFPALGVRVGFIQDPDGNVIEFKGPMAGNNVLAGKADWKQPKDPPMSDEAKVRAILDQWIEGWSPGDAAWRSEPMRPLYAAGDDAVTVFDNVAGGVIELDNFDQYAAQWEPMMASMRGFRIVLERPAEVSLDGDLAVASFVFSGGEDQAYEDAFRIRQFGTIVMRRTGDGWKIIHEHLTSDANPEPMP; translated from the coding sequence ATGCCGACGCATCTTTTCTCGACTTCAACCACGCTCGCCCTCGCCACCGCCTTCGGCACCCTGGCCGGCGCGTTGAGCGCCCACGCCCAAGCGCCCAAACCCCAAATGACTTCTTCGCCGACGGTCGATCCGCTGGCCTCGATGAAGATCGACCACGTGATGGTTCACGCGGCCGACTTCGAGACCAGCGACCGCTGGTATCGGGAGACCCTCGGCTTTGAGCCCGTGGTGGAGTGGACCGTAGACGGGCTCGACGGCACGCGGCTCTCGTACCTCGAACGCAACGGCTTCCTGATCGAGCTGGTATCCGCGCCGACCGGCGACCAAACCGCCGCCCTGCCAACCCCTGCCGACTTTGCGGAGCACTTCGCCCAACGGGGCTTCACGCACCTGTGCTTCCTCGTGGACGACGTGGACGCCACGCTCACCGAACTGGCCCAGCGTGGGACGCCTACCTTTTCCGGCCCGATCGATTTTCCGGCCCTGGGCGTGCGGGTGGGCTTCATCCAAGACCCGGACGGCAACGTCATCGAATTCAAGGGCCCGATGGCCGGGAACAACGTGCTGGCCGGGAAGGCCGATTGGAAGCAGCCGAAAGACCCACCGATGAGCGACGAAGCGAAGGTGCGGGCGATCCTGGATCAATGGATCGAGGGTTGGAGCCCCGGCGACGCCGCATGGCGTAGCGAGCCGATGCGTCCGCTGTACGCCGCGGGCGACGATGCGGTGACGGTGTTCGACAACGTGGCCGGCGGTGTGATCGAGCTCGACAACTTCGATCAGTACGCGGCGCAATGGGAGCCGATGATGGCGTCGATGCGCGGCTTCCGCATAGTGCTCGAACGTCCGGCCGAGGTCTCTCTCGACGGCGACCTGGCGGTGGCGAGCTTTGTGTTCTCCGGCGGCGAAGACCAAGCCTACGAAGACGCGTTCCGCATCCGCCAATTCGGCACGATCGTGATGCGGCGCACCGGCGACGGCTGGAAGATCATCCACGAACATCTCACGTCCGACGCGAATCCCGAGCCGATGCCCTGA